The proteins below come from a single Solea solea chromosome 6, fSolSol10.1, whole genome shotgun sequence genomic window:
- the LOC131460808 gene encoding V-set domain-containing T-cell activation inhibitor 1-like → MKTLAFVLCSLGCFGATQQDETKGVSRMYVKEGEDAVLHCSSVESLENTVVDWMNQDKKEVCLYKRGQHCDDSQAYQDEQYKGRVSLFYDKLKNGNASLILNDTRIEDTGNYTCILPHLSSGSQSSTIELFVERVYKNRFGLKEGAVHVPYLKIVKESEAGVVLQCVVRGSSSKPSVEWQTCEGTSLNSEEPLVSETRGRYDTTLLVTVNETKTNCFRCVVKQEDIYHRIDDNIIVSEKLFEKKSCNVIQDRVAEDRVTPGSDAGLLVGVWFSGVVSLAFLLGLARALYLIIKSRKQRLNVKNVENGNQREMEHKTSDQNIGNGRTDTKNMRNGTVKTEKEKLMSSDSSASASST, encoded by the exons ATGAAAACGCTCGCGTTTGTCCTCTGTTCTCTGGGTTGCTTTGGAGCAACACAACAGGACGAAACTAAAG GTGTCTCCAGAATGTACGTCAAGGAGGGGGAAGATGCCGTCCTTCACTGTTCTTCTGTAGAAAGCCTTGAGAACACGGTGGTAGACTGGATGAACCAAGATAAAAAAGAGGTGTGCCTCTACAAAAGAGGCCAGCACTGTGATGACAGCCAGGCCTATCAGGACGAGCAGTACAAAGGACGAGTGTCACTTTTCTATGACAAGCTGAAGAATGGAAACGCATCCTTGATCCTCAACGACACAAGGATTGAAGACACGGGGAATTACACCTGCATACTTCCACATTTGAGTTCTGGAAGCCAAAGCTCCACGATTGAGCTCTTCGTTG AGCGGGTCTACAAAAACCGATTTGGACTTAAAGAAG GAGCCGTTCATGTACCATACCTCAAGATTGTTAAAGAGTCAGAGGCCGGCGTGGTGCTCCAGTGTGTGGTCAGAGGTTCTTCATCAAAGCCGAGTGTAGAGTGGCAGACGTGTGAAGGAACCTCTCTTAATTCAGAGGAGCCACTGGTCTCTGAGACACGAGGCCGTTACGACACCACGCTCCTCGTCACTGTGAACGAGACGAAGACCAACTGCTTCCGCTGCGTGGTCAAACAGGAGGACATTTACCACAGGATTGATGATAACATCATTGTGTCAG aGAAACTCTTTGAGAAAAAGTCCTGCAATGTTATTCAAGATCGCGTTGCTGAAGATCGAGTTACTCCTGGCAGTGATGCAGGTTTGCTCGTAGGCGTCTGGTTTTCTGGAGTCGTCAGTCTCGCGTTCCTTCTGGGTTTAGCTCGGGCTCTGTATCTGATCATCAAAAGCAGGAAACAGC GCCTAAATGTCAAGAATGTGGAAAACGGTAACCAACGAGAGATGGAGCACAAGACCTCAG ATCAAAACATTGGAAACGGAAGAACTGACACCAAGAACATGAGGAATGGAACAGtgaagacagagaaggagaagcTCATGTCCAGTGACAGCTCAG cttcagcttcatcaACGTGA